The following proteins come from a genomic window of Diprion similis isolate iyDipSimi1 chromosome 8, iyDipSimi1.1, whole genome shotgun sequence:
- the LOC124408600 gene encoding uro-adherence factor A-like, with protein MNLVSHGIFLQVIVWLVNFQHGFRLCSGGEPGYLDFDNLPETNFSCLGKVIGGYYADVETGCQMFHVCTIGQKDLVSDEIMDIKFLCLNGTVFDQETRVCERVDEVDCSKSERFYNLNLELYGNNAVTLSLHEVPDDEGEATEPIDDNQHQTTIHPSTSSTTTTTQRSTIPPATTPSSLYHQQNTVGPPHYQTPNVYSTSQTSQSKSLYDDKNSGYNRHQYISHNGEQANNQATSFQLFSNRGISSSTNPPQVHQARYGTTSAPQIIHNSPSTVAPLFHGISSTIQTLLNSNANNPSYINPIFHNHGAVSTTEHFTIHSNNPRETQEYHDNGEQTEDRRPLEAIQSTNQGKVSKLTISPVPTEDDLDELDEDSTSSPQISKISLGFHPAPTTTEQTARSIYPTPRSSPKPDPGSTQITRHIHLSSSAAIPQLKPQQMTINLPPPDIQRIVQNPSPLLPSQSRVIVTAKASVSDESGRPLNTSELVTLPLTTIPASYDDYKEGDESFDPFYRDVPKIRQSRSARLTSDSLEKAEKVRSLNRRRQAIIRLKREVLQDQSDYEEDYELAHDYEYPVIDDSVEHDGNQPLFTDSEEIMDIATIKANFKKFKALLLGRRASVETSTEKKTSKERSSDVKSKSLNDGKKDSAFQVYNIDEESGTIDNKDENAQIEPEEFKANKNLKDSDNNDTVDYDLMPVEKTSDIEGIDQTEPPFSVPKEIKAEEQNDTDSLLGTQEIDDQPDVELSCKSAFGQGNKKCVNEAAVSKNDSENEKKVGIIESAVGSGETKAEEAVTSEKTLVSEVSVTRHMTGPESPTTIDSDVEEYIHPHIKEESKVSDLDEYVNKSESVPIPTESNVKEPVEVVTNAKDMDSKDYESLKPEMKTEELDVQKHVEDMEKLSSSHNDGIVPDAMLRDGDLQNPDVKEYVNDKSPAIINSDAIPNDAPESKPTLYSNEPNIEEKEIMSFEKSDSKPELRTDQSHVEGTPQQLMNMSNNKQEYLKNYDMTSEEPSDVTVSEAEVSKVEKDREGESADSEGQDDLKSDDDVTSKDSHASKNHITQSKQSEATPNKQQEIENGKSVVAENVKLQDSAVEKSIPDRMKYKVDGQSTDDMAGEELDSSIVKVESAAEMKDSATDEEPVKASKSKEVKVSKLSKLNPQNSKVITDGFSDFKSKKPKTSISNSPKSENEASTSNDMRDEPASRSSKEVDTEKDSEKKAKGSSNHFKNIMNKTETEAKLSAHNDGMHEKTLEESTTEMEDSDVTQPSDFRERTEKESAASSDTDDSALSDTSGVHHSAEKLSESPNQIPCDKSDCEKAMSSQKPTSHEDSGGETGEYDDDISDEYDSRSRDSEPYEVSSEYTGSQESTSGYSDSGYNSKEEYPISNEDDGSVSVEAYSMEDSKPTVSSEDYSTEGVLKFTDEIPHLQKKHLKQKTEEASSTAVSSEDYVDDNYEPEHYIENSAENNQSPVEHSEEKEPTAVSESSSEHGLNDEASDSDVPTTTTTTTTTTTTTTARPIPPSLFRPLTARKNYKYIPPTTTPNPVVIKHRFGLVNPRPAKPVKSYSELAPRPMIRKNPLLSRRPFGIGSTTEKSTNSEPRIDDFEDSSEIIWTSTEYIDEDEKPRENKLTRSANDVSLNKTVEASSKDKGEEGTTVGQKAPSAESVTQSNGEASTNPSADIKTTLGINAATFSTPYPLLKTTESTNSAVQESEESDTDGTKVMHMDDPRTETTKVVEDESSTSLNLKTETTPEEKWSKSHTNHRDEGSKATQVAFSCIDREPYRFYGDPRDCRLFHYCSPGFTSRQMLDFRFVCENTTMFDEETQSCREDIANPKCANRKW; from the exons TATTTGGACTTCGACAATTTGCCGGAGACGAACTTTTCCTGTTTGGGCAAAGTCATCGGCGGGTACTACGCCGACGTGGAGACAGGCTGCCAGATGTTCCACGTCTGTACCATTGGACAGAAAG ATTTGGTTTCAGACGAGATAATGGACATCAAGTTCTTGTGCCTTAATGGGACAGTGTTCGACCAGGAGACTCGAGTTTGCGAGCGAGTCGATGAGGTCGACTGCAGCAAGAGCGAGCGCTTCTACAACCTGAACCTTGAGCTCTATGGAAATAATGCTGTCACTCTGAG CCTACACGAGGTACCCGACGATGAAGGCGAGGCCACGGAACCCATTGACGATAATCAACACCAGACGACGATTCATCCATCGACCAGCTCAACAACCACAACTACTCAGCGATCGACCATTCCTCCAGCCACTACGCCATCGAGTCTGTATCACCAGCAGAACACTGTAGGTCCGCCGCACTATCAAACTCCAAACGTGTACTCAACCTCGCAAACCAGCCAATCCAAGTCACTATACGACGACAAGAATTCCGGTTATAACCGTCATCAGTACATCTCCCACAACGGTGAACAGGCCAATAATCAGGCAACGTCCTTCCAACTCTTCAGTAATCGTGGTATCAGCTCGAGTACCAACCCTCCTCAGGTGCATCAGGCGAGGTACGGAACGACATCGGCACCTCAGATAATCCACAACAGTCCATCCACTGTAGCACCTTTATTCCACGGGATTTCTTCGACGATTCAAACACTGCTTAACAGCAACGCCAATAACCCGTCGTACATAAATCCGATATTCCATAACCATGGGGCGGTAAGTACCACTGAGCACTTCACGATCCATAGCAACAATCCGAGAGAAACCCAAGAGTATCACGATAACGGGGAACAAACGGAGGACCGCAGGCCGCTGGAGGCCATACAGTCGACAAATCAGGGAAAGGTTAGCAAGCTCACTATATCGCCGGTACCCACGGAGGATGATTTGGATGAATTAGACGAGGATTCGACTTCATCGCCTCAGATTTCAAAGATATCATTGGGTTTTCATCCTGCGCCGACTACCACCGAGCAAACGGCAAGGTCCATCTACCCAACACCGAGATCTTCCCCTAAGCCAGATCCTGGCTCAACCCAAATTACTCGGCATATCCACTTGTCGTCATCTGCAGCGATTCCGCAACTGAAACCTCAGCAAATGACGATCAACTTGCCACCGCCGGACATTCAACGAATCGTTCAAAACCCCTCGCCACTTCTTCCTTCGCAGTCACGAGTGATTGTTACTGCAAAGGCCAGCGTCAGCGACGAGTCTGGACGTCCGTTGAATACCTCGGAACTGGTTACGCTCCCTCTGACAACTATACCGGCTAGCTATGACGACTACAAGGAAGGTGACGAGTCCTTCGACCCGTTCTACAGGGATGTGCCCAAGATTAGGCAGTCGCGGAGCGCCCGACTAACAAGCGATTCGCTGGAGAAAGCGGAGAAGGTGAGGTCGTTGAATCGGCGTAGGCAGGCGATTATTCGGTTGAAGAGGGAGGTTCTGCAAGACCAAAGTGACTACGAAGAAGATTATGAATTGGCTCATGATTATGAGTATCCCGTAATTGATGACTCCGTTGAACACGACGGCAATCAACCGTTGTTTACTGATTCTGAGGAGATCATGGACATAGCAACGATTAAGGCCAACTTTAAAAAGTTCAAAGCACTTTTATTAGGACGTCGGGCATCAGTAGAAACTTCAACTGAGAAAAAGACTTCAAAGGAGCGGTCAAGTGACGTAAAGTCCAAGTCACTCAATGATGGTAAAAAAGATTCTGCCTTTCAGGTTTATAATATTGATGAAGAATCTGGAACGATCGATAACAAGGATGAGAATGCACAAATTGAGCCAGAAGAATTTAAAGCAAACAAGAATCTCAAAGATTCAGATAACAATGATACGGTGGACTACGACTTAATGCCTGTTGAGAAAACTTCAGACATAGAAGGAATAGACCAGACCGAGCCACCTTTCTCAGTCCCGAAAGAAATTAAAGCAGAGGAGCAGAATGATACAGACTCATTGTTGGGTACACAAGAAATAGATGATCAGCCAGATGTGGAACTATCTTGCAAATCTGCATTTGGTCAGGGTAACAAAAAATGTGTTAACGAGGCAGCGGTGAGTAAAAATGATTctgaaaacgaaaagaaagtgGGAATAATCGAATCTGCAGTCGGTTCTGGAGAGACGAAGGCTGAGGAAGCAGTAACATCTGAAAAAACGCTCGTCTCTGAGGTTTCAGTAACAAGACATATGACCGGACCTGAGTCTCCCACCACAATCGATTCTGACGTCGAGGAATATATTCATCCACACATTAAGGAGGAATCGAAGGTGTCAGACCTTGACGAATACGTCAATAAATCTGAATCTGTTCCAATACCTACGGAATCTAACGTCAAAGAGCCTGTTGAGGTTGTGACGAATGCCAAAGATATGGACTCCAAAGACTATGAAAGCCTAAAACCTGAAATGAAAACGGAAGAGCTGGATGTGCAGAAACATGTTGAAGATATGGAAAAGTTATCTTCCTCTCACAATGATGGAATTGTGCCGGACGCAATGCTTCGCGACGGAGATTTGCAAAATCCGGATGTCAAGGAATATGTTAACGATAAATCTCCGGCCATCATTAATAGTGATGCGATCCCAAACGATGCTCCAGAATCAAAGCCCACACTTTACTCTAACGAGCCAAACATTGAGGAGAAGGAAATAATGAGTTTTGAGAAATCTGACTCCAAGCCTGAGCTCAGGACTGATCAATCACACGTTGAGGGAACACCACAACAATTAATGAATATGTCCAACAATAAACAAGAATACCTTAAAAATTACGATATGACGTCGGAAGAACCATCCGATGTTACGGTATCCGAAGCTGAAGTATCAAAGGTCGAGAAAGATCGTGAGGGTGAATCTGCTGACTCCGAAGGCCAAGATGATCTTAAATCTGATGACGATGTCACCTCAAAGGATTCTCATGCCAGTAAAAACCACATAACTCAATCCAAACAATCCGAAGCAACCCCTAACAAGCAACAAGAGATTGAAAATGGTAAATCAGTGGTGGCTGAAAATGTGAAACTGCAAGACTCAGCTGTAGAAAAAAGTATTCCCGATAGAATGAAGTACAAAGTGGACGGTCAATCGACTGATGACATGGCCGGTGAAGAGCTCGATTCTTCAATTGTAAAAGTTGAATCTGCAGCAGAAATGAAAGATTCGGCAACCGACGAAGAGCCCGTGAAAGCATCAAAATCCAAGGAAGTAAAGGTATCAAAGTTATCAAAGTTGAATCCGCAAAACTCAAAAGTTATTACAGATGGTTTCTCAGACTTCAAATCAAAGAAGCCAAAGACTTCCATCTCAAATTCTCCGAAATCAGAGAACGAGGCGTCGACCAGCAATGACATGCGAGATGAACCAGCATCGCGGTCATCGAAGGAAGTCGACACTGAAAAAGATTCGGAGAAAAAGGCAAAAGGTTCTAGCAACCACTTTAAAAACATCATGAACAAAACTGAAACTGAAGCAAAACTCAGTGCTCACAATGACGGAATGCATGAAAAAACCTTAGAAGAAAGTACCACTGAAATGGAGGACTCGGACGTGACCCAGCCATCGGACTTTAGGGAGAGGACAGAAAAGGAATCAGCTGCGAGCAGTGACACTGATGATTCTGCATTATCAGATACAAGTGGGGTTCATCATTCTGCGGAAAAGTTATCAGAGTCACCGAACCAGATACCATGTGACAAATCGGACTGCGAAAAGGCTATGTCATCGCAGAAGCCAACCAGCCACGAGGACTCAGGGGGTGAGACGGGCGAGTACGACGACGATATTTCTGATGAATACGACTCCAGGTCTAGAGATTCAGAACCCTATGAAGTGAGTAGCGAATACACTGGATCCCAAGAGTCGACATCAGGGTACAGCGACTCAGGCTATAACTCAAAGGAGGAATATCCCATTTCGAATGAGGATGACGGGTCGGTCAGTGTCGAAGCGTACTCGATGGAGGATTCTAAGCCGACGGTATCGAGTGAAGATTACAGCACGGAAGGCGTTTTGAAGTTCACTGACGAGATACCTCACCTCcagaaaaaacacttgaagCAGAAGACCGAAGAAGCGTCGAGCACCGCGGTCAGCTCCGAGGATTACGTTGACGATAATTACGAACCTGAACACTATATCGAAAATTCGGCAGAAAACAATCAATCCCCTGTTGAGCACAGCGAAGAAAAAGAACCCACAGCCGTATCTGAGTCTTCCAGCGAACACGGACTAAACGACGAGGCTTCGGATAGTGATGTCCCAACTACAACGACTACCACTACTACTACGACTACCACGACGACGGCTAGACCCATTCCTCCAAGTCTCTTCCGGCCGCTTACTGCgaggaaaaattataagtacATTCCTCCAACGACCACTCCGAACCCGGTGGTAATTAAGCACAGATTTGGACTTGTGAATCCGCGACCCGCGAAGCCCGTCAAGAGCTACAGTGAACTTGCTCCAAGGCCCATGATCAGGAAGAACCCATTACTCTCGAGAAGACCATTCGGTATTGGAAGCACGACAGAAAAGTCTACCAACTCGGAGCCCCGaatcgacgactttgaagacTCGTCCGAGATTATCTGGACATCGACTGAGTACATTGACGAGGACGAAAAACCTCGAGAGAACAAACTAACTCGATCAGCAAACGATGTCTCCCTAAATAAGACAGTCGAAGCTTCATCTAAAGACAAAGGGGAAGAGGGAACAACTGTTGGCCAGAAGGCTCCTTCCGCAGAGTCTGTAACCCAAAGTAATGGTGAGGCTAGTACGAATCCATCCGCTGACATTAAGACGACCCTCGGTATCAACGCAGCGACCTTTTCGACTCCTTATCCGTTGCTGAAAACAACGGAGAGCACAAATTCAGCTGTGCAAGAGAGCGAGGAAA